One genomic region from Prunus persica cultivar Lovell chromosome G3, Prunus_persica_NCBIv2, whole genome shotgun sequence encodes:
- the LOC18784185 gene encoding ABC transporter C family member 13 isoform X3: MVFQMFSVCIMGKTLIILFSKCFNGCYIFCNRILCFWWIVKLLLGTLHLLTAYPPFQVLLCVKEICTVSLDIIFGVSINIIRIKQASYKRSSLEDSLLSADTDVEEGCLNESGDTQSYFDLMTFRSITSVMNHGVTKQLDFEDLLQLPTDMDPCSCHDTLLSCWQSQQSSCPDPSLFRAICCAYGWPYIRLGLLKVLNDCVGFAAPLLLNKLIRFLQQGTESWDGYVLAISLGLISIFKSFLDTQYSFHLSRLKLKLRSSIITVIYQKCLYINLAERSKFTEGEIQTFMAIDSDRTVNLCNSFHDMWSLPLQIGVALFLLYTQVKFAFVAGIAITISLIPVNKWISTLIASATVKMMKQKDERIRRTGELLTYIRTLKMHGWELLFSSWLMETRSLEVMHLTTRKYLDAWCVFFWATTPTLFSLFTFGLFALMGHQLDAATVFTCLALFNTLISPLNSFPWVINGLIDAIISIKRLSRFLSCSQHKSKLETTAGSSSPYFSNDKSEIFHEDKAVVFDDSCFAWSSSDEKDLDLVLKHVTLGIPKGSFIAVIGEVGSGKSSLLNSILGEMRLVHGSVYSCGSIAYVPQVPWILSGTIRDNILFGKHYDPKRYLDTLEASALDLDISLMVGGDMAYIGEKGINLSGGQRARIALARAMYNGSDMFILDDVLSAVDAQVARCILYNAILGPLMKQQTRVLCTHNVQAISSADTIVVMDKGHVKWVGRSADWPVSSYSVFSPLNEIDICLKNESQECSAVEDIHVESQQNLVLEKDTVPASDRTQEIIEVEARKEGRVELTIYKNYATFSGWFISVVICLSAILMQASRNGNDLWLSNWVDATRSSRKEYSTSFYLVILCIFCIVNSILTLVRAFSFAFGGLRAAVKVHDTLLKRLINAPVQFFDQTPGGRILNRFSSDLYTIDDSLPFILNILLANFVGLLGIAIVLSYVQVLFLLLLLPFWYIYSKLQFFYRSTSRELRRLDSVSRSPIYTSFTETLDGSSTIRAFKSEDLFFARFTDQVKLYQQTSYTELTASLWLSLRLQLLAAFIISFVAVMAVIGSHGSLPINFSTPGLVGLALSYAAPVVSLLGSFLTSFTETEKEMVSVERALEYMDVPQEELHGSQSLHPSWPYQGQIEFQNVTLRYKPSLPAALRDISFTIEGGMQVGFIGRTGAGKSSVLNALFRLTPICKGCILVDSINIASAPIRDLRGHFSVVPQTPFLFEGSLRDNLDPFQLSDDLKIWKALERCHVKEEVEAAGGLDIHLKESGMSFSVGQRQLLCLARALLKSSKVLCLDECTANVDTQTASIIQKTISSECRGMTVITIAHRISTVLNMDSVLVLDHGILVEQGNPQVLLENESSRFSSFAKASTM, translated from the exons ATGGTTTTTCAGATGTTCTCAGTTTGCATCATGGGTAAg acTCTTATCATACTCTTCTCAAAGTGTTTCAATGGTTGCTACATCTTTTGCAACCGGATCTTGTGTTTCTGGTGGATTGTAAAACTGCTTCTGGGAACACTTCATTTGCTCACAGCATATCCCCCATTCCAG GTCTTGTTATGCGTTAAAGAGATCTGTACTGTTTCATTAGACATCATCTTTGGCGTATCAATAAACATTATCAGAATAAAGCAGGCATCATACAAGAGAAG TTCTCTGGAAGATTCACTTCTTTCTGCTGATACAGATGTTGAGGAAGGCTGCCTTAATGAATCT GGAGACACTCAGAGCTATTTCGATCTTATGACATTCAGATCTATCACTTCTGTGATGAATCATGGTGTCACAAAGCAGCTTGATTTTGAAGATTTGCTTCAGCTTCCTACTGATATGGATCCCTGTTCATGTCATGATACATTGCTTAGCTGTTGGCAATCCCAACAGAGCAGTTGCCCTGATCCATCCCTGTTTAGGGCAATTTGTTGTGCATATGGATGGCCATACATTCGTCTGGGCTTGTTGAAG GTACTCAATGATTGTGTTGGTTTTGCTGCACCGTTGCTTCTCAATAAACTGATTCGCTTCCTTCAACAAG GTACAGAGAGTTGGGATGGTTATGTTCTTGCAATATCCTTGGGCCTCATATCTATCTTTAA GTCGTTTTTGGATACACAATATAGTTTTCATCTTTCGAGACTGAAGCTAAAGCTACGATCTAGTATCATCACTGTTATCTATCAGAAG TGCCTATATATCAATCTAGCAGAGCGATCAAAATTTACTGAGGGGGAAATCCAGACATTCATGGCAATAGATTCTGATCGTACTGTCAACTTGTGTAACAGTTTCCATGATATGTGGAG CTTACCCTTACAAATTGGGGTGGCTTTGTTCCTTCTGTATACACAAGTCAAATTTGCATTTGTTGCTGGGATTGCAATTACCATCTCCCTGATACCAG TGAATAAATGGATATCTACATTGATTGCAAGTGCTACAGTGAAAATGATGAAGCAGAAAGATGAGAG GATAAGAAGGACAGGAGAACTGTTGACATATATCCGCACTTTGAAGATGCATGGGTGGGAGCTTCTGTTTTCTAGCTGGTTGATGGAGACAAGATCATTAGAAGTTATGCACTTAACT ACACGGAAATACTTGGATGCCTGGTGTGTATTTTTTTGGGCTACAACACCAACTCTTTTTTCCCTGTTCACATTTGGACTTTTTGCATTGATGGGCCATCAACTTGATGCTGCAACG GTCTTCACTTGTCTTGCTCTGTTTAATACTTTGATATCTCCTCTAAATTCATTTCCATGGGTCATTAATGGATTAATTGAT GCCATCATATCTATCAAGCGGTTGAGCAGGTTTCTATCTTGCTCTCAGCACAAATCAAAACTGGAAACAACAGCTGGTTCATCTTCACCATATTTCTCAAATGAcaaatctgaaattttccATGAAGATAAGGCTGTTGTATTCGatgattcatgttttgcttGGTCAAGCAGCGATGAAAAAGACTTGGATTTGGTGCTGAAACATGTAACTCTAGGCATTCCAAAGGGTTCCTTCATTGCAGTGATTGGAGAG GTTGGTTCAGGTAAATCATCCTTGTTGAATTCAATTTTGGGGGAAATGCGACTTGTCCATGGATCAGTATATTCATGTGGTTCTATAGCATATGTACCACAG GTCCCCTGGATTCTATCTGGAACAATACGTGACAACATACTGTTTGGAAAGCATTATGATCCCAAAAG ATACTTGGATACTTTAGAGGCAAGTGCTCTAGACCTTGATATTTCATTAATGGTTGGAGGTGACATGGCTTACATTGGAGAAAAAGGAATCAACTTGTCAGGTGGACAGAGAGCTAGAATTGCTTTGGCAAG GGCCATGTATAATGGCTCCGATATGTTTATTCTTGATGATGTCCTAAGTGCAGTTGATGCACAAGTTGCTCGGTGTATTTTGTATAATGCCATTTTGGGTCCGCTTATGAAACAACAGACTCGTGTACTTTGTACCCACAATGTTCAG GCAATATCTTCAGCCGATACAATTGTTGTTATGGACAAAGGACATGTCAAGTGGGTAGGAAGATCGGCTGATTGGCCTGTTTCTTCGTATTCAGTGTTCTCTCCACTGAATGAAATTGATATatgtttaaaaaatgaaagccaAGAATGCAGTGCAGTCGAAGATATTCATGTTGAAAGCCAACAAAATCTCGTGCTAGAAAAAGATACTGTGCCTGCTTCAGATAGAACACAAGAGATCATTGAAGTTGAGGCACGAAAAGAGGGCAGAGTAGAACTTACCATCTACAA GAATTATGCCACATTTTCTGGTTGGTTCATTTCAGTTGTAATATGCCTGTCAGCAATCCTAATGCAAGCTTCTCGTAATGGGAATGATCTGTGGCTGTCAAATTGGGTTGATGCAACAAGAAGCAGTCGGAAAGAATATTCCACATCCTTTTATCTG GTTATACTCTGCATCTTTTGCATTGTAAATTCAATTCTTACATTAGTGAGGGCTTTCTCATTTGCATTTGGTGGCTTACGAGCTGCTGTTAAGGTGCATGATACACTGCTGAAAAGGCTTATCAATGCACCAGTGCAATTCTTTGATCAGACACCTGGCGGAAGAATACTAAACAG GTTTTCTTCAGATCTATATACAATTGATGATTCTCTCCCCTTCATTCTTAACATTCTCCTAGCCAATTTTGTTGGCCTGCTAGGAATTGCAATAGTTTTGTCATACGTACAG GTCCTCTTCTTGCTTTTGCTATTGCCATTCTGGTATATCTACAGCAAACTTCAG TTCTTCTACAGATCAACATCTCGGGAATTACGGAGGCTGGACAGTGTTTCTCGATCTCCCATCTATACATCCTTCACAGAGACACTTGATGGCTCATCAACCATTCGAGCATTCAAGTCTGAG GACCTTTTTTTTGCCAGATTCACTGACCAGGTCAAATTGTATCAACAAACTTCTTACACAGAGTTAACAGCAAGTTTGTGGCTTTCCCTGCGTCTTCAG TTGTTAGCAGCATTTATCATCTCATTTGTTGCTGTCATGGCTGTTATTGGATCTCATGGCAGTTTACCAATCAATTTCAGTACACCAGGGTTG GTAGGATTGGCTCTGTCTTACGCAGCTCCAGTTGTGTCTTTGCTGGGAAGCTTTTTGACAAGTTTCACTGAAACGGAGAAGGAAATGGTTTCAGTTGAAAGAGCTCTTGAG TATATGGACGTTCCACAAGAAGAACTGCATGGATCCCAATCCTTACATCCCAGTTGGCCCTATCAAGGACAGATTGAATTCCAGAATGTAACCTTGAGATATAAGCCGTCTTTACCAGCTGCACTCCGTGATATTAGTTTTACTATCGAGGGCGGGATGCAG GTCGGATTTATTGGAAGGACAGGAGCTGGAAAGTCTAGTGTCTTGAATGCCCTTTTCCGCCTCACACCGATCTGTAAAGGATGTATTCTTGTGGATAGCATAAACATAGCTAGTGCTCCTATCAGAGATCTTCGTGGACATTTCTCTGTTGTTCCTCAgactccttttttatttgaaggatcATTAAG GGACAATCTAGATCCATTCCAGCTGAGTGATGACTTAAAAATTTGGAAGGCTTTGGAGAGATGCCATGTCAAAGAGGAAGTAGAAGCAGCAGGAGGGCTAGATATTCACCTGAAGGAATCAGGGATGTCATTTTCTGTTGGGCAACGACAGCTTCTTTGCCTTGCACGCGCACTTCTGAAGTCTTCAAAG GTCCTCTGTTTGGATGAATGCACAGCTAATGTTGATACGCAAACAGCAtcaataatacaaaaaactatATCTAGTGAATGCAGAGGGATGACAGTTATCACAATTGCTCACCGTATTTCCACTGTCTTAAATATGGACAGTGTCTTGGTCCTTGACCATGGTATCCTG GTTGAACAAGGAAATCCGCAGGTTCTCCTAGAAAATGAGTCCTCCAgattttcaagttttgctAAAGCTTCTACAATGTGA
- the LOC18784185 gene encoding ABC transporter C family member 13 isoform X6, whose amino-acid sequence MLRKAALMNLSITSVMNHGVTKQLDFEDLLQLPTDMDPCSCHDTLLSCWQSQQSSCPDPSLFRAICCAYGWPYIRLGLLKVLNDCVGFAAPLLLNKLIRFLQQGTESWDGYVLAISLGLISIFKSFLDTQYSFHLSRLKLKLRSSIITVIYQKCLYINLAERSKFTEGEIQTFMAIDSDRTVNLCNSFHDMWSLPLQIGVALFLLYTQVKFAFVAGIAITISLIPVNKWISTLIASATVKMMKQKDERIRRTGELLTYIRTLKMHGWELLFSSWLMETRSLEVMHLTTRKYLDAWCVFFWATTPTLFSLFTFGLFALMGHQLDAATVFTCLALFNTLISPLNSFPWVINGLIDAIISIKRLSRFLSCSQHKSKLETTAGSSSPYFSNDKSEIFHEDKAVVFDDSCFAWSSSDEKDLDLVLKHVTLGIPKGSFIAVIGEVGSGKSSLLNSILGEMRLVHGSVYSCGSIAYVPQVPWILSGTIRDNILFGKHYDPKRYLDTLEASALDLDISLMVGGDMAYIGEKGINLSGGQRARIALARAMYNGSDMFILDDVLSAVDAQVARCILYNAILGPLMKQQTRVLCTHNVQAISSADTIVVMDKGHVKWVGRSADWPVSSYSVFSPLNEIDICLKNESQECSAVEDIHVESQQNLVLEKDTVPASDRTQEIIEVEARKEGRVELTIYKNYATFSGWFISVVICLSAILMQASRNGNDLWLSNWVDATRSSRKEYSTSFYLVILCIFCIVNSILTLVRAFSFAFGGLRAAVKVHDTLLKRLINAPVQFFDQTPGGRILNRFSSDLYTIDDSLPFILNILLANFVGLLGIAIVLSYVQVLFLLLLLPFWYIYSKLQFFYRSTSRELRRLDSVSRSPIYTSFTETLDGSSTIRAFKSEDLFFARFTDQVKLYQQTSYTELTASLWLSLRLQLLAAFIISFVAVMAVIGSHGSLPINFSTPGLVGLALSYAAPVVSLLGSFLTSFTETEKEMVSVERALEYMDVPQEELHGSQSLHPSWPYQGQIEFQNVTLRYKPSLPAALRDISFTIEGGMQVGFIGRTGAGKSSVLNALFRLTPICKGCILVDSINIASAPIRDLRGHFSVVPQTPFLFEGSLRDNLDPFQLSDDLKIWKALERCHVKEEVEAAGGLDIHLKESGMSFSVGQRQLLCLARALLKSSKVLCLDECTANVDTQTASIIQKTISSECRGMTVITIAHRISTVLNMDSVLVLDHGILVEQGNPQVLLENESSRFSSFAKASTM is encoded by the exons ATGTTGAGGAAGGCTGCCTTAATGAATCT ATCTATCACTTCTGTGATGAATCATGGTGTCACAAAGCAGCTTGATTTTGAAGATTTGCTTCAGCTTCCTACTGATATGGATCCCTGTTCATGTCATGATACATTGCTTAGCTGTTGGCAATCCCAACAGAGCAGTTGCCCTGATCCATCCCTGTTTAGGGCAATTTGTTGTGCATATGGATGGCCATACATTCGTCTGGGCTTGTTGAAG GTACTCAATGATTGTGTTGGTTTTGCTGCACCGTTGCTTCTCAATAAACTGATTCGCTTCCTTCAACAAG GTACAGAGAGTTGGGATGGTTATGTTCTTGCAATATCCTTGGGCCTCATATCTATCTTTAA GTCGTTTTTGGATACACAATATAGTTTTCATCTTTCGAGACTGAAGCTAAAGCTACGATCTAGTATCATCACTGTTATCTATCAGAAG TGCCTATATATCAATCTAGCAGAGCGATCAAAATTTACTGAGGGGGAAATCCAGACATTCATGGCAATAGATTCTGATCGTACTGTCAACTTGTGTAACAGTTTCCATGATATGTGGAG CTTACCCTTACAAATTGGGGTGGCTTTGTTCCTTCTGTATACACAAGTCAAATTTGCATTTGTTGCTGGGATTGCAATTACCATCTCCCTGATACCAG TGAATAAATGGATATCTACATTGATTGCAAGTGCTACAGTGAAAATGATGAAGCAGAAAGATGAGAG GATAAGAAGGACAGGAGAACTGTTGACATATATCCGCACTTTGAAGATGCATGGGTGGGAGCTTCTGTTTTCTAGCTGGTTGATGGAGACAAGATCATTAGAAGTTATGCACTTAACT ACACGGAAATACTTGGATGCCTGGTGTGTATTTTTTTGGGCTACAACACCAACTCTTTTTTCCCTGTTCACATTTGGACTTTTTGCATTGATGGGCCATCAACTTGATGCTGCAACG GTCTTCACTTGTCTTGCTCTGTTTAATACTTTGATATCTCCTCTAAATTCATTTCCATGGGTCATTAATGGATTAATTGAT GCCATCATATCTATCAAGCGGTTGAGCAGGTTTCTATCTTGCTCTCAGCACAAATCAAAACTGGAAACAACAGCTGGTTCATCTTCACCATATTTCTCAAATGAcaaatctgaaattttccATGAAGATAAGGCTGTTGTATTCGatgattcatgttttgcttGGTCAAGCAGCGATGAAAAAGACTTGGATTTGGTGCTGAAACATGTAACTCTAGGCATTCCAAAGGGTTCCTTCATTGCAGTGATTGGAGAG GTTGGTTCAGGTAAATCATCCTTGTTGAATTCAATTTTGGGGGAAATGCGACTTGTCCATGGATCAGTATATTCATGTGGTTCTATAGCATATGTACCACAG GTCCCCTGGATTCTATCTGGAACAATACGTGACAACATACTGTTTGGAAAGCATTATGATCCCAAAAG ATACTTGGATACTTTAGAGGCAAGTGCTCTAGACCTTGATATTTCATTAATGGTTGGAGGTGACATGGCTTACATTGGAGAAAAAGGAATCAACTTGTCAGGTGGACAGAGAGCTAGAATTGCTTTGGCAAG GGCCATGTATAATGGCTCCGATATGTTTATTCTTGATGATGTCCTAAGTGCAGTTGATGCACAAGTTGCTCGGTGTATTTTGTATAATGCCATTTTGGGTCCGCTTATGAAACAACAGACTCGTGTACTTTGTACCCACAATGTTCAG GCAATATCTTCAGCCGATACAATTGTTGTTATGGACAAAGGACATGTCAAGTGGGTAGGAAGATCGGCTGATTGGCCTGTTTCTTCGTATTCAGTGTTCTCTCCACTGAATGAAATTGATATatgtttaaaaaatgaaagccaAGAATGCAGTGCAGTCGAAGATATTCATGTTGAAAGCCAACAAAATCTCGTGCTAGAAAAAGATACTGTGCCTGCTTCAGATAGAACACAAGAGATCATTGAAGTTGAGGCACGAAAAGAGGGCAGAGTAGAACTTACCATCTACAA GAATTATGCCACATTTTCTGGTTGGTTCATTTCAGTTGTAATATGCCTGTCAGCAATCCTAATGCAAGCTTCTCGTAATGGGAATGATCTGTGGCTGTCAAATTGGGTTGATGCAACAAGAAGCAGTCGGAAAGAATATTCCACATCCTTTTATCTG GTTATACTCTGCATCTTTTGCATTGTAAATTCAATTCTTACATTAGTGAGGGCTTTCTCATTTGCATTTGGTGGCTTACGAGCTGCTGTTAAGGTGCATGATACACTGCTGAAAAGGCTTATCAATGCACCAGTGCAATTCTTTGATCAGACACCTGGCGGAAGAATACTAAACAG GTTTTCTTCAGATCTATATACAATTGATGATTCTCTCCCCTTCATTCTTAACATTCTCCTAGCCAATTTTGTTGGCCTGCTAGGAATTGCAATAGTTTTGTCATACGTACAG GTCCTCTTCTTGCTTTTGCTATTGCCATTCTGGTATATCTACAGCAAACTTCAG TTCTTCTACAGATCAACATCTCGGGAATTACGGAGGCTGGACAGTGTTTCTCGATCTCCCATCTATACATCCTTCACAGAGACACTTGATGGCTCATCAACCATTCGAGCATTCAAGTCTGAG GACCTTTTTTTTGCCAGATTCACTGACCAGGTCAAATTGTATCAACAAACTTCTTACACAGAGTTAACAGCAAGTTTGTGGCTTTCCCTGCGTCTTCAG TTGTTAGCAGCATTTATCATCTCATTTGTTGCTGTCATGGCTGTTATTGGATCTCATGGCAGTTTACCAATCAATTTCAGTACACCAGGGTTG GTAGGATTGGCTCTGTCTTACGCAGCTCCAGTTGTGTCTTTGCTGGGAAGCTTTTTGACAAGTTTCACTGAAACGGAGAAGGAAATGGTTTCAGTTGAAAGAGCTCTTGAG TATATGGACGTTCCACAAGAAGAACTGCATGGATCCCAATCCTTACATCCCAGTTGGCCCTATCAAGGACAGATTGAATTCCAGAATGTAACCTTGAGATATAAGCCGTCTTTACCAGCTGCACTCCGTGATATTAGTTTTACTATCGAGGGCGGGATGCAG GTCGGATTTATTGGAAGGACAGGAGCTGGAAAGTCTAGTGTCTTGAATGCCCTTTTCCGCCTCACACCGATCTGTAAAGGATGTATTCTTGTGGATAGCATAAACATAGCTAGTGCTCCTATCAGAGATCTTCGTGGACATTTCTCTGTTGTTCCTCAgactccttttttatttgaaggatcATTAAG GGACAATCTAGATCCATTCCAGCTGAGTGATGACTTAAAAATTTGGAAGGCTTTGGAGAGATGCCATGTCAAAGAGGAAGTAGAAGCAGCAGGAGGGCTAGATATTCACCTGAAGGAATCAGGGATGTCATTTTCTGTTGGGCAACGACAGCTTCTTTGCCTTGCACGCGCACTTCTGAAGTCTTCAAAG GTCCTCTGTTTGGATGAATGCACAGCTAATGTTGATACGCAAACAGCAtcaataatacaaaaaactatATCTAGTGAATGCAGAGGGATGACAGTTATCACAATTGCTCACCGTATTTCCACTGTCTTAAATATGGACAGTGTCTTGGTCCTTGACCATGGTATCCTG GTTGAACAAGGAAATCCGCAGGTTCTCCTAGAAAATGAGTCCTCCAgattttcaagttttgctAAAGCTTCTACAATGTGA